The Gouania willdenowi chromosome 20, fGouWil2.1, whole genome shotgun sequence genome window below encodes:
- the LOC114454515 gene encoding uncharacterized protein LOC114454515 produces MSSSKKPNRHYLLCPVCLKTNECLSVHLRRTCMKNATPEAINAVVEKAKKEAHELLVSGRIFNYGRLCQIMADANPLKRMIEELQRHHMVVTDIPPTLPDPVPGPSTTQQPQSAEPEESEPASDIASVSSGETFQCVPDVQWQKKNRKLMADKGLYQKHSLDHPLLKDFATYLEKELLNENFKQEVDNVSRYLYYADPQTPSLRFVMEREKLRAYMCELSDAKLSKQTQLNYLKSLKRFLYFHTVNTSLSSDDAELHAQCKGFMEFIGLRQKVCSKQLSKEITQRRHSLLTAPDSLTPAECWTVLRVAKKDFLAVIGKVFKDKNAVLVMAECSFVVNYLQAVVILRHLQRPGVVEHMTVKEWVLRVSDSRGNAVIGVKAAQQVATFALSQEEEMWFDTYYTRVRPQLLNSKKRKRDDTEEEERFFVSTTGMPIYNASNDLNRLHSKYKLKPVTSQTARRVFWRAAESLTEVEKSLVADYMNHSTATAKKHYRMRQVDNAGDSGAESAGEGTSAGHGRVRGAAHSAQGNVQMDVSKAERKKFSADDQRVLYERWLKAQMKLRKQHVLAHFSRRLPAESRVASWLTKQGWKSNIPSAARIVKEWKPSGSEDTVMDSSQIRKMTRTQKWKGLLVTDVEGKGKGVVATRRFQVGEVICDYHGRAITAKEGKDIHVNTSEEETGYMFFYKDKRGRCMCMDAQKEYCECHPEMQTVGRHINHAGEGANLKTRLYTWTDGEERM; encoded by the exons ATGTCTTCCTCAAA GAAACCCAACAGACACTATCTCCTCTGCCCCGTTTGCTTGAAAACAAACGAATGCCTGTCCGTTCATCTCCGCCGTACCTGCATGAAGAATGCTACACCTGAAGCCATTAATGCAGTGGTGGAGAAGGCCAAGAAAGAGGCCCACGAACTCCTGGTATCTGGCAGAATCTTTAACTACGGCCGACTTTGCCAGATCATGGCTGATGCAAATCCCCTCAAAAG GATGATTGAGGAGTTGCAGCGTCACCACATGGTAGTGACTGATATCCCTCCAACTCTGCCCGACCCAGTTCCAGGTCCATCAACCACACAGCAACCACAGAGTGCTGAGCCTGAGGAGAGCGAACCTGCATCCGACATTGCTTCTGTGAGCAGTGGAGAGACCTTTCAATG TGTCCCAGACGTGCAGTGGCAGAAAAAGAACAGGAAGCTGATGGCAGACAAAGGCCTCTACCAGAAGCACTCCCTGGACCATCCTCTGCTAAAGGACTTTGCCACATACCTGGAGAAGGAGCTCCTCAACGAGAACTTTAAACAGGAG gtgGACAATGTATCAAGGTACCTCTACTATGCTGACCCACAGACACCATCCCTGCGGTTTGTCATGGAGAGAGAGAAGCTCAGGGCCTACATGTGTGAGCTCAGTGATGCAAAGctgtcaaaacaaacacagctgAACTACTTGAAGAGCTTGAAAAG ATTCCTTTATTTCCACACTGTGAACACCAGCCTCAGTAGTGATGATGCAGAGCTCCATGCGCAGTGCAAGGGCTTTATGGAGTTCATTGGGTTGCGCCAGAAGGTTTGCTCAAAGCAATTGAGCAAAGAGATCACCCAGAGGAG GCACTCCCTGTTGACTGCACCGGATAGTCTGACACCAGCAGAATGCTGGACAGTGCTGAGGGTGGCCAAGAAGGACTTCCTGGCCGTTATCGGGAAGGTCTTCAAAGATAAGAACGCCGTGCTGGTGATGGCAGAGTGCAGCTTTGTGGTAAACTATCTACAGGCAGTGGTGATCCTAAGACACCTCCAGAGACCTGGTGTGGTTGAGCACATGACT GTAAAGGAGTGGGTTTTAAGAGTATCGGACTCACGTGGCAACGCTGTCATCGGCGTGAAGGCAGCTCAGCAGGTGGCCACATTTGCCCTGTCTCAGGAAGAGGAGATG TGGTTTGATACATATTACACCAGGGTGCGGCCCCAACTCCTCAACTCCAAGAAGCGGAAGAGAGATGACACAGAGGAAGAAGAGCGATTCTTCGTCTCCACGACGGGGATGCCAATCTATAATGCTTCCAATGACCTGAACCGTCTGCACAGCAA ATACAAACTTAAGCCAGTGACCAGCCAGACAGCACGTCGTGTCTTCTGGAGGGCAGCCGAATCTTTGACAGAGGTCGAAAAATCCCTGGTTGCTGACTACATGAACCATTCAACTGCCACAGCCAAGAAGCATTATCGCATGAGGCAGGTGGACAACGCAGGTGATTCAGG TGCTGAATCTGCTGGTGAGGGTACCAGTGCTGGCCATGGTCGTGTCCGTGGTGCCGCTCATTCTGCACAAGGTAATGTGCAAATGGATGTCAG CAAGGCTGAGCGCAAGAAGTTCTCTGCTGACGACCAACGGGTCCTGTATGAGAGATGGTTGAAGGCCCAGATGAAACTGCGCAAGCAGCACGTTCTCG CACACTTCTCCCGCCGTCTCCCGGCAGAGAGCCGTGTGGCCTCCTGGCTTACCAAGCAGGGGTGGAAGAGCAACATCCCCTCCGCTGCCCGCATCGTCAAGGAGTGGAAGCCCTCTGGATCTGAGGACACTGTGATGGACTCCAGCCAGATCCGGAAGATGACGAGGACGCAGAAGTGGAAAGGACTTCTCGTCACTGACGTTGAAGGCAAGGGGAAGGGCGTGGTTGCAACACGCAGGTTCCAGGTTGGTGAGGTGATCTGTGATTACCACGGACGGGCCATCACAGCCAAGGAGGGAAAGGATATACACGTGAACACCAGTGAGGAGGAAACTGGGTACATGTTCTTTTACAAGGACAAGAGAGGGCGTTGCATGTGCATGGATGCACAAAAAGAATACTGTGAATGCCACCCCGAAATGCAGACTGTTGGCCGGCACATCAACCACGCTGGGGAGGGTGCAAACCTGAAGACCAGACTGTACACGTGGACAGATGGGGAGGAAAGGATGTAA
- the LOC114454516 gene encoding uncharacterized protein LOC114454516 — translation MFGESVSEKVYFQVAHIFQSQSDFAEGQSIPPNVHLKELLATLDPADESGWDSDVTSLLLLLHLLPPTTGGQKKVTKMSSAKAADHLIKFMKEGRSLSTFLETVDLTQPFLLCNGETKRMITRFFIIMDHKAIPCAAQTTLAAFDSLFKAHYIFSVSYEEALKGFYTFIQTTVYNIDVGSTTETPRVKEPRTRLLHEMND, via the exons ATGTTTGGTGAGAGTGTTTCCGAAAAAGTTTATTTCCAAGTGGCCCACATTTTTCAAAGCCAAAGTGATTTTGCTGAAGGCCAAAGTATTCCTCCAAATGTCCATCTCAAAGAGCTACTGGCCACCTTGGATCCTGCAGATGAGTctg GCTGGGACAGTGATGTAACATCTCTACTACTACTCCTACACTTACTTCCACCAACTACAGGAGGCCAAAAAAAAGTGACCAAGATGAGCTCAGCCAAGGCAGCCGACCATCTCATCAAATTTATGAAG GAAGGAAGAAGTCTGTCTACCTTTCTGGAGACTGTTGATTTGACACAACCCTTCCTGTTGTGCAATGGCGAGACAAAGAGGATGATTACCAGATTCTTCATCATCATGGACCACAAGGCCATTCCATGTGCTGCCCAGACAACGCTGGCTGCTTTTGACTCACTTTTCAAAGCCCACTACATCTTCAGTGTTTCCTACGAGGAAGCACTTAAAGGTTTTTACACATTCATCCAAACCACTGTGTACAACATCGATGTAGGCAGCACAACAGAAACACCACGGGTGAAGGAGCCGCGAACCCGACTGCTACACGAAATGAATGACTGA